Proteins encoded by one window of Arachis hypogaea cultivar Tifrunner chromosome 1, arahy.Tifrunner.gnm2.J5K5, whole genome shotgun sequence:
- the LOC112710690 gene encoding HIPL1 protein, whose translation MKGVLISINFIFCCFLLFLDSSTSLPLCVDSSAPFILNSTLEFCPYNGSTCCNSTEDAQIQKQFQLMNISDTTCASALKSILCARCDPYSAELFTVQSTPRSVPLLCNSTIASNSSQSKAVAVEDFCSQVWESCQSVSIKNSPFSPSLQGQAGRTPSKSNPSKLTDQWQSKTDFCTAFGGSSTSESVCFEGEPVALKNTDSEAPINPPHGLCLEKIGNGSYLNMVAHPDGTNRAFFSNQKGQVWLATIPADGSGGQLQLDESSPFVDLTDMVYSDAKLGMMGMAFHPKFAENGRFFASFTCDKDKWSGCNGICSCNSNVNCDPSKIGTGSSGVQPCQYQAVVAEYTANGTASQPSSAVSAKPTEVRRIFTMGLPSNTENGGQILFGPDDGYLYFMMGDGSGTGDPYNFAQNKKSLLGKIMRLDIDNIPSAAEISKQGLWGSYSIPKDNPFSQDNGSQAEIWALGLKTPWRCSFDSERPSYFFCGDAGQDLYEEVDLITKGGNYGWRVYEGPYPFTPNESPGGNTSKDSINPIMPILGYNHSEVNKNEGSACIIGGYMYRSNTDPCMYGRYLYADLYSVAVWEATEDPVNSGNFSKSRIPFSCSHDSPIKCDPEPGTSLPAIGYIYSFGEDNNKDVYILTSKGVYRVVRPSRCSYTCSQEKATTEAPSPSTSPSHACRNFSIYQFLQISFFLLLLICFV comes from the exons ATGAAGGGTGTTCTAATTTCCATCAACTTTATCTTTTGTTGCTTCTTACTGTTTTTGGATTCATCAACTTCACTTCCTTTATGCGTTGACTCAA GTGCACCTTTCATCCTCAATAGCACACTTGAATTTTGTCCTTACAATGGAAGCACTTGCTGCAACTCCACAGAAGATGCACAAATTCAGAAACAATTCCAGCTTATGAACATCTCTGATACTACCTGTGCCTCAGCTCTGAAATCGATACTTTGTGCG AGGTGTGATCCGTATTCGGCCGAGCTGTTTACAGTTCAATCGACGCCCCGGTCAGTTCCCTTGCTCTGCAATTCCACCATTGCATCCAATTCCTCCCAGTCAAAGGCAGTAGCAGTGGAAGACTTCTGCTCTCAAGTCTGGGAATCATGTCAATCTGTGTCAATAAAGAACTCGCCATTTTCGCCTTCATTACAAGGCCAAGCAGGGAGAACACCATCTAAAAGCAATCCAAGCAAACTCACAGATCAATGGCAGTCGAAAACAGATTTTTGTACTGCATTTGGTGGATCCTCCACTAGTGAATCTGTATGCTTTGAAGGAGAACCTGTTGCATTAAAGAACACTGACTCAGAAGCTCCTATTAATCCTCCACATGGCTTGTGCCTGGAAAAAATTGGCAATGGATCCTATCTCAACATGGTTGCTCATCCAGATGGCACGAACCGTGCATTCTTCTCGAATCAGAAGGGACAAGTTTGGTTAGCAACTATTCCTGCTGATGGATCAGGAGGACAATTGCAGCTTGATGAGTCAAGTCCCTTTGTTGATCTAACTGATATGGTTTATAGTGATGCTAAACTTGGAATGATGGGAATGGCATTCCATCCGAAATTCGCAGAAAATGGCCGGTTCTTCGCCTCATTCACCTGTGACAAAGATAAGTGGTCTGGTTGTAATGGAATATGTTCTTGTAACTCAAATGTTAATTGTGATCCTTCAAAGATAGGCACAGGTAGTAGTGGTGTACAACCCTGCCAATATCAAGCTGTTGTTGCTGAATATACTGCTAATGGTACCGCGTCTCAGCCTTCATCG GCTGTAAGTGCTAAACCAACAGAGGTGAGAAGGATATTTACCATGGGGTTGCCTTCTAATACTGAGAATGGAGGTCAGATTCTCTTTGGACCTGATGATGGGTACTTGTACTTCATGATGGGAGATGGTTCAGGCACTGGTGATCCATACAACTTTGCTCAAAACAAGAAATCATTGCTTGGAAAGATTATGAGGCTTGATATAGACAACATCCCAA GTGCAGCAGAAATTAGCAAACAAGGTCTTTGGGGTAGCTATTCCATTCCTAAGGACAATCCATTCAGCCAAGACAATGGTTCACAGGCTGAAATATGGGCCTTGGGATTAAAAACTCCATGGCGATGCAGTTTTGATTCAGAAAGACCTTCCTACTTTTTCTGTGGAGATGCTGGACAG GATCTTTATGAGGAAGTGGATCTCATCACAAAAGGTGGAAACTATGGCTGGCGTGTTTATGAGGGTCCCTATCCATTCACCCCTAACGAATCACCTGGAGGAAATACCTCCAAAGACTCCATAAATCCAATTATGCCAATACTTGGATACAACCATTCGGAGGTTAACAAGAATGAAGGGTCAGCATGCATCATTGGGGGTTATATGTATCGATCTAACACTGATCCTTGCATGTATGGAAG GTACCTGTATGCTGATCTATATTCAGTTGCAGTGTGGGAAGCAACAGAAGATCCTGTAAACAGTGGAAACTTCAGCAAAAGCAGAATCCCCTTCAGCTGTTCACATGATTCTCCTATCAAATGTGATCCTGAGCCTGGAACCTCCCTCCCAGCGATAGGCTACATCTACTCATTTGGAGAGGACAACAACAAAGACGTGTATATCCTTACAAGCAAAGGCGTCTACAGAGTTGTTCGTCCGAGTCGCTGCAGCTACACTTGCTCTCAGGAAAAGGCAACAACAGAGGCTCCTTCTCCTTCTACTTCTCCATCTCATGCATGCCGTAACTTCTCTATATACCAGTTTCTGCAGATTTCATTTTTCTTGTTGCTTTTGATATGTTTTGTGTAG
- the LOC112710701 gene encoding DDT domain-containing protein DDR4, which produces MFQGSPPPPATVQRRSSSSPERNSLNHIAGDDHATAAAPDPPPPQTTRSNRPSRACVLRAASRLSGLFAAEPSPSIHRRKPKSGKKERRRAEEEEEEEEDEESPPLSPQQQQCAKIVTQLVEPPLSPSRMPRWNLRCMWELASVLNFLHLFRPLLNISLEFSAEEFETALLTPNDTLSDIHMPLLKAIPPIIRMALTRDTWITVLCRKLRDWWHWVADGDLPIVASHGTEIEVYKSLDPGVRLVILKALCDIRVEQEDIRNYIDNSLKHGVKLSTFRKERIGGDSHGISYWYEDDPVVGHRLYRETRKTEVIQMKKGKPRGSLVLSNTSYQWESVATNFDEFQDVSEKLFSSKNRTEISVGKKLKIDMLPEIEKVHKRKEKLLKKQQREALLLDNYMIADGLATGRSLRYRKPVTYTFDDYDKSINEAIKETKRKQPSPESMPKRELVAKPEAFSNGKWSGPSHSPQNLNFGWSSPKSPYSDDDEEDHITDPLDRTNRRRQRPKRYSDKEFLDPVSDNDADFDSDDDIVGEAVYDEEYLKKRKQRRKHSSSSEGDEEYQWDEDNVEEEEEEEEEEEEEDDDDDEDSLSISEDSDKPRKFKALRGRTTRDSKRRPVNDFQSGLRRSKRSTRNRVNYRQYEASESEQEFIKPEKSNTSADHSDPSENGEYMMESEDSDRNDDEDQEMKVEEQPATYPIVEENEQNAPPEKSSSPGQEEVESIGKHHFLDLNELAPSSGFDDGPNTIMKDEDNE; this is translated from the exons ATGTTCCAGGGATCTCCCCCTCCTCCGGCAACCGTCCAACGCCGATCCTCGTCGTCGCCGGAACGCAATTCCCTAAACCACATCGCCGGCGACGATCACGCCACCGCCGCCGCTCCCGATCCTCCTCCTCCGCAAACCACAAGGAGCAACCGCCCCTCTCGCGCGTGCGTCCTCCGCGCCGCTTCTCGCCTCTCAGGTCTCTTCGCCGCGGAGCCTTCACCGTCGATCCATCGGCGGAAGCCGAAGTCCGGGAAGAAAGAGCGCCGGCgggcggaggaggaggaggaggaagaagaagatgaggagTCGCCGCCGCTGTCGCCACAGCAGCAGCAATGCGCGAAGATCGTGACGCAGCTCGTGGAACCGCCGCTGTCGCCTTCGAGGATGCCGCGGTGGAACCTCCGGTGCATGTGGGAGTTGGCTTCGGTGCTCAATTTTTTGCAT CTGTTTAGGCCACTTTTGAATATCTCACTTGAATTTTCTGCTGAAGAGTTCGAGACTGCACTTCTTACTCCCAATGACACTTTGAGTGATATACATATGCCTTTGCTTAAG GCAATCCCTCCTATTATACGCATGGCACTCACACGTGATACTTGGATAACTGTATTATGCAGAAAATTGAGAGATTGGTGGCATTGG GTTGCTGATGGGGATCTTCCAATTGTTGCGTCACATGG GACGGAAATTGAAGTATATAAATCGCTTGATCCAGGGGTTCGTCTTGTGATCTTAAAAGCATTATGTGACATTCGTGTTGAG CAAGAAGATATCCGGAATTATATTGACAACTCCCTCAAACATGGTGTTAAACTTTCAACATTTCGTAAAGAGCGAATTGGAGGTGATTCACATGGAATTTCTTATTG GTATGAAGATGACCCAGTTGTTGGTCACAGGCTGTATCGAGAAACAAGAAAAACTGAAGTGATTCAAATGAAGAAAGGGAAACCAAGAGGTTCACTGGTTCTTTCTAATACATCATACCAGTGGGAATCTGTAGCTACCAATTTTGATGAATTTCAAGATGTTTCT GAGAAGCTTTTCTCAAGTAAAAACAGGACAGAGATCTCTGTGGGGAAAAAGCTAAAGATAGACATGCTTCCTGAAATTGAGAAAGTCCATAAG AGAAAGGAAAAGTTGCTGAAAAAGCAACAGAGAGAGGCCCTTCTTCTTGATAATTACATGATTGCTGATGGTCTTGCTACCGGACGTTCACTGCGTTATAGGAAGCCTGTTACCTACACTTTCG ATGATTATGATAAGTCCATAAATGAGGCAATCAAAGAAACCAA ACGGAAACAACCATCCCCAGAATCCATGCCCAAGAGAGAGTTGGTAGCAAAACCGGAAGCTTTTAGTAATGGTAAATGGAGTGGTCCTTCACATTCCCCTCAAAATCTGAATTTTGGTTGGTCATCTCCAAAATCACCTTactctgatgatgatgaggaagaccATATAACGGATCCACTTGATCGAAC AAATCGTCGAAGACAGAGACCGAAGCGGTATTCAGATAAAGAGTTCCTTGATCCTGTATCAGATAATGATGCTGACTTTGACAGCGATGATGATATTGTTGGAGAAGCTGTATATGATGAAGAGTATCTCAAGAAGCGTAAGCAGAGAAGGAAGCATTCTAGTAGCTCCGAAGGAGATGAAGAATATCAGTGGGATGAAGATAATgtcgaagaggaagaagaggaagaggaagaggaagaagaagaagatgatgatgacgatgaagaTTCCTTGAGTATCAGTGAGGACAGTGACAAACCCCGCAAGTTCAAGGCATTGCGAGGCCGTACTACGAGGGATTCTAAACGCAGGCCTGTCAATGATTTTCAATCAGGTCTAAGGCGCAGTAAGAGGTCAACCCGAAACCGTGTAAATTACCGACAATACGAGGCGTCTGAATCAGAACAAGAGTTTATTAAACCTGAAAAGTCTAATACATCAGCTGATCACTCAGATCCCAGTGAGAATGGGGAATATATGATGGAAAGTGAAGATTCCGACCGGAATGATGATGAAGACCAGGAAATGAAAGTAGAAGAGCAGCCTGCTACTTACCCCATAGTTGAAGAGAATGAACAAAATGCACCTCCCGAAAAGTCAAGTAGTCCTGGTCAGGAGGAAGTTGAGAGCATCGGAAAGCACCATTTCCTTGATTTGAACGAGCTCGCCCCTAGCTCGGGTTTCGATGATGGTCCAAATACAATAATGAAAGATGAAGACAATGAATGA
- the LOC112710705 gene encoding AAA-ATPase ASD, mitochondrial: protein MMMMPFKMSEMMATMGSTLASFMFVWAIIRQYCPYEVRRFFEKYTERIMGYFYPYIRISFHEFLGDRLKRSEAYAAVEAYLSANTSKSAKRLKAEMGKDSTNLVLTMDEYERVTDDYEGAKVWWLSSKVASPPRSMSYYPEQEKRFYKLSFHMKYRDLITSSYLEHVMREGKEIRLRNRQRKLYTNSPGYKWPSYKQTMWSHIVFEHPATFETMAMDCEKKKEIIEDLVTFSKSKDFYARIGKAWKRGYLLYGPPGTGKSTMIAAMANLLGYDVYDLELTAVKDNTELRKLLIETTSKSIIVIEDIDCSLDLTGQRKKKGGDKLSDDESEKVSLELRKEGKEDGGCGSSKVTLSGLLNFIDGIWSACGGERLIVFTTNYVEKLDPALIRRGRMDKHIELSHCSFDGFKVLAKNYLKLETHPMFDTIRKLIGEVKITPADVAENLMPKSPLDDADKCLSCLIESLEEAAAAMKAEELRQSCAKKEDEELKHANDHIKEDEGLKHTNHTKENGEVWEDLEPAQAKNQSL from the exons ATGATGATGATGCCTTTCAAGATGAGTGAGATGATGGCAACAATGGGTTCAACCTTAGCAAGCTTCATGTTTGTTTGGGCAATCATACGCCAGTATTGTCCATATGAAGTTAGAAGGTTCTTTGAGAAATACACAGAGAGAATTATGGGCTATTTCTACCCTTATATAAGAATCTCCTTCCATGAATTCTTGGGTGATAGGCTCAAGAGAAGTGAGGCTTATGCTGCTGTTGAGGCATACCTCAGTGCCAACACATCAAAGAGTGCAAAGAGACTCAAAGCTGAGATGGGAAAAGATAGCACCAACTTGGTTCTCACCATGGACGA GTATGAGAGAGTCACTGATGATTATGAGGGTGCAAAAGTTTGGTGGTTATCTAGCAAGGTTGCGTCACCACCAAGGTCCATGTCATACTACCCTGAACAAGAGAAGAGGTTCTACAAGCTCAGCTTCCACATGAAGTATAGGGACTTGATCACAAGTTCGTATTTGGAACACGTTATGAGGGAAGGGAAGGAGATTCGGCTGAGGAATCGGCAGAGGAAGTTGTACACAAATAGCCCTGGATACAAGTGGCCAAGTTACAAGCAAACAATGTGGAGCCACATTGTGTTTGAGCACCCTGCAACCTTTGAGACAATGGCTATGGATtgtgagaagaagaaggagatcattgaggatctggttacttttagcAAGAGCAAAGATTTTTATGCAAGGATtgggaaagcttggaagaggggtTACCTCCTTTATGGCCCTCCTGGTACTGGAAAATCCACAATGATTGCAGCAATGGCGAATTTGTTAGGATATGATGTGTATGACTTGGAGCTTACAGCAGTTAAGGACAACACTGAGCTGAGGAAGCTCTTGATTGAGACGACGAGTAAGTCTATAATTGTTATTGAGGACATTGATTGCTCGCTTGATCTTACAgggcagaggaagaagaaaggtggCGACAAGTTGTCGGATGATGAGAGTGAGAAGGTGAGTTTAGAACTTAGGAAAGAAGGGAAGGAAGATGGAGGTTGTGGCAGCAGCAAGGTGACGCTTTCGGGGCTATTGAATTTCATTGATGGGATATGGTCTGCTTGTGGTGGGGAGAGGTTGATTGTGTTCACTACTAACTATGTGGAGAAGCTTGACCCGGCGCTGATTCGAAGGGGCAGGATGGACAAGCACATAGAGTTGTCCCATTGCAGCTTTGATGGATTCAAAGTGCTTGCCAAGAATTACTTGAAGCTCGAAACTCATCCCATGTTCGACACCATTCGGAAGCTGATTGGGGAGGTCAAGATCACTCCAGCCGATGTTGCTGAGAACCTTATGCCTAAGTCTCCACTGGATGATGCAGACAAGTGTCTTTCTTGCTTGATTGAATCACTTGAGGAAGCTGCTGCTGCTATGAAAGCTGAGGAACTGAGGCAGAGCTGCGCGAAAAAGGAAGATGAGGAACTGAAGCATGCCAATGATCACATTAAGGAAGATGAGGGACTAAAGCACACAAATCACACTAAGGAAAATGGTGAGGTATGGGAGGACTTAGAACCTGCTCAAGCAAAAAACCAAAGCCTATAG